Genomic segment of bacterium:
CACGATACTGTATTGAGAGCTACGATGGCCAGTCCTGACCGCTTCGAGGGATATTTGGATCAGGCGCGATGGTTTGTGTCCAAGGGAGGACGAAGTGATATTGAGGACTTTGCAGGAGTGACCCAGCGAAATATCGCTGAGAACGCCAAGGATCCGGAAGTTAGGAGACGCTTACTGGAAGTACTGGACGCTAAATAAACAATATATAGGAGTCTGGTTTAAGATAAACTTAAATAAGAGGAGGAGAAAGAGATGAATGCAAAAGGCCAAAGAGACCCAAACAGATTAAAACGCGATCTTGCAGCTGGAAAGGTTTGTATAGGAGCAACAATTACAATAAACAGTCCTGTAGTAGCGGAGATTATGTCCCATATAGGACTCGACTGGCTGTGGTTCGAAACCGAACATACAGCACTTAATCTTGATAATGTGTTGACCATGCTTCAGGCAACCAACGGTTCTGATGTAAGTACAGTGATCCGTGTTCCATGGAACGATAAAACCATGATTAAACGGGCACTGGATACGGGTCCTGATGGAATCATTATTCCATTGGTGAATACACGAGAGGAAGCCGAATATGCGGTTCGTGCTATGAAGTACCCACCCTGGGGAGAACGGGGCGCAGGCCTTTCACGGGCACAATGCTATGGACTTCATATGGGAGAATACCTTGAAACCGCAGATGAAGAAGTAATGACGATTCTCATGATCGAACACATTACAGCGGTTGAAAATATTGAAAATATCCTCAAGGTCAAAGGCGTAGACTCGGTTATGGTCGGAGCTCTTGACCTATCCGGAAGTATGGGAATACTTGGCCAAACCGGTGATCAGAGGGTAGAAGATGCTATACAGAAGGTATTGGCAGCTTGTAAAAATGATAGTAAACCCTGCGGTATCATCACAGTTTCCCCGGAACAAGCAAATCAGCGTATTGAGCAAGGGTTTACCAATATAATCCTGGGAATAGATGTGTTGTATCTCCACGGCGCAGTCCAAAGCGCCTTGGAACAGATTAAACGACCTTCGAATGTATGAGATTCAGGGCGAGGAGTGGGGTCAGACTACCATATAAAAGTCAAGCACTTTTTTAAATTTTTTCTTTAGAGTCCAATTGGATACGACTTGGAATGCATAATAATTCGGTGAGGCAGAGGAAAAGGAAAAGA
This window contains:
- a CDS encoding aldolase/citrate lyase family protein, which gives rise to MNAKGQRDPNRLKRDLAAGKVCIGATITINSPVVAEIMSHIGLDWLWFETEHTALNLDNVLTMLQATNGSDVSTVIRVPWNDKTMIKRALDTGPDGIIIPLVNTREEAEYAVRAMKYPPWGERGAGLSRAQCYGLHMGEYLETADEEVMTILMIEHITAVENIENILKVKGVDSVMVGALDLSGSMGILGQTGDQRVEDAIQKVLAACKNDSKPCGIITVSPEQANQRIEQGFTNIILGIDVLYLHGAVQSALEQIKRPSNV